The segment TGTGCCTCATCATCAAACGATTGATCTCCACCCTCTTTCACGCCCTCAGGTGGACTGACAATAGTCTGGCAACATGCATCGCCTGTCGCATCTACTCCAACGTCCTATCCCGCTCCTGGAGCTGCTCCTGAAGGTCAGCAATAATGGCGGCACTCGCTGTGCTGCGTGCGCTCTGCGACGGTTGGGCTAGTGGCAGGCGATTAATGGGTGGGGTCTGAAACATGAACAACGGTGTCCCGGGAGTGCGGTTGTTCTGGATATTGCCCACTCCTCCAGCATTCACATTCTCCTCAGCGTTCAACATTATCCTAATTTATAAAGAGTTATTATTATCGCTGTTTTCTGATGCATATACAAATATTAGGAAGGGAAAGTTTATAAGCAACTATCCTACAACGCTCAACACCCCCCCCTTAAGTACCTAAAGGTGAAAATTGAGCCAACTAAGCTATGAGTCTAAACACTGGCATCTGTATTCAGTTCACTCACTAcatcgctctgataccaaattgacGTCGTGATTTTTACtctatttttttaaactttaacaatccttttaaaatgaaaaatgcaACGAaagactttatttttttttcaaccaTTCTCAAAACCACACGTTACCATTTTCATAAACAAACATTCAACCGTTTAATTATTGCAAAAAGGGGgtttaaaggaaaataaaaactAAACGTGCTCAAGTGGCATCTTCATTAAAACTAACTACCCAAAAGGAACCCAACATCACCAAGCCATGCTCCTAAGCTACCTGTACGAATCAGAAGGAAAACGATAAAAAAACACACAATTCCTGTATGGGTCATCCATGCAAATCATAATAATGGCATAGTCAAGAAAAACAAGTAATATTATAACATAATTTTTTTCAATCATATAGTTTTCAACTTAGCTTAACCAATTATTACATATAATTTAATTCACCATTTATTATATGTAACTTTTAATTCAACCGATTAACTACTTTAGGGTTCCTTAGGGACAGTCTACCAATAACTTAACCCCATTCACTACTCGTGTGATCAACCAGTTTAGTGCTCTAAGTGACTCATGAATTCCACCTAAATACACCAACCCCAAGACTTCCATTTTCACAACTCCGACCTGCAAAGTACAAGTACTTTACGGTGTTGTTCAAGATCGGTACAAACGGTTTCAATTCTATCGATACACCTCCTGATTCCCACAAGATATTTGATCTAGCCACACCATACAGCCAACACCACTCTAGTTCCCATACACCAAGGTATACACAAACTACGTGTGACACGACCATCTAGAAAGTTCGTGAAACTAACAACCGATAAGGCTTAAGCTCTTTCAACATATTAGACTTGCAAGGTTCTACCCATGTCACCATTACACCCTACAAACGCATGTATACACCAAAATAATATTGTTTCTTATACAGCTTAAACGAGCAATTATCAAGTAATGAAGTTCACTAAGATGTCACCATACTTTAGCATATAACTATCAATTCATGAAACATCATATCCACATGCAATTTACAACTATCATATAACATGAATATCACCATATAAACCGATACCAAGGCACAACCATACACAAGatgcaaacaacatattttcaacAATTATCACAAGCATATATAAGTCTAGCATGAATCCTAATTTGCATCAACAATCCACCTATGAGATGTGGTTTTCGGTTATGCACTAAAGTCAAGAAAAATTGTCGGCTCACCTTGTGTTTGAAGCGAGATCTCCTTTTTACTTCAAGTCTTGAACCTTCTTGAAGTTCTCAAGTTTTCACCTAATAACCACACATAccaaaaaatcatcaaaatgggGTCAATTTTCAATAACACCCTTAATTTCTTAAtgggttacatatatatatttttttaaagtttaacaGTTTGACCATTGTTCAGTGTTTTTGGCATAAATCAGAATctgtaactccgattgacatgaATCTAGACTTTCTGAAAACTAGACTTTATTTCCTACATTTTATCCACAGAGGGGCATTTACACATTCTGCTCAGATTAGCAACTACAACTCTCGCAAGATGGGGGCAAAGTTAATGTGCAGATTTCCAATAATTGCCAAAATTACTAGATGATTCATGACCTTGTTAAAAGGATTAAAGCCACATGATTTAACACAACAAAAACATGAATGAAGGTATTAAGACAGAAATTAAACGGTTTATGAAAAGAACAAGAATTGACTAAAAGTTGATTGAAAGTAAGATGCCCTTATACACCAAACACCAAACATCTTCATACACCAATGAAGACTTAGTTCACATTCAAGATACATACAGGGATGAAATTTGAGTGAACTTTAGATACACATTATGTGGTTTTCAAGTTTGTTGTTTTAGCCTCCAAGTCATGGTTATTGAGACAAAAAATACAAGCAATACCACTAAGAATTGTGAGGACTTTCAATCTAGACTTTTGACACCATCTTTGTTAGTCCAAACAACATTATAGTTACCCACATATCAAGGCCTCAAGGGGCTATTTTGAGGGTCTTAAGGAGTGCCCAAAGCACGACTTCAATGTATGAAATCACCCATAAGGATTTGAGCTAAAAATTACAAGAGATATAATAACAGGAACaaaatttctttgttttttttacttCAACATTCCAATATCATTCGAGTACCAACCACAACTTGTGAGAGAATGTTTCATGTGATTTTCATAGCCACAATTGATCAAGAAACACACTCTAAGTGGCTAGAAACTGATCCAACATAAGTTCTAGAGTGTAGAATAGAAAGACAAGATTAATTGCATAAATTGGAAGGCAATTTAAACTCATAATACAATCAAATTTCTCGAAATTAGACTTTGATCACATGAGAAAGTGGCGATTAAGAATGATACCAGTGGAGTCGAAATACAACCTCAAGCCTGAAACCGAACTCGTCCTCCCTCCTCATGTCGACAGTCGCGATCCCAGTTTCCCCACTCGTGCGATCGTTACCTCCTTCCCCAAACTGGATCGTTTTTTCTTCCTTCTCCTTACTCAACGATCGCTGGAACAAATGGCCAAGAATCGGTTCTTTTTCCTCCTTCACTCCTGTCGACGTCAAGCAGGTAACAAAGGCATGAGGTGGATTACGGGATTGCTTCTTAATTCACATGAGGAGTAACGAGTACGGAAGCATAATCGGTTCAATCCCCACGGGGGTTATACCCGATTTTCACCTTCCAACccctaaaattttgatttttagcaCCTTTCAACCCTAAACCTAGGCAAGTTGACAATACAAGTTTTTTTTTGTAACATCTCAACCCCTCAACTTAAATTTACACCCTTGCATGAATTATAATcacataattaaattatttcaccCTAAattgttattatattttttttcactaaatattatttaatttagtttttccttttgaaaataaaAGGATAAACCGAGTAATGGAACTAACCTTATTGACAAAGAAAAATTTGGGTTgtttttcctttttgtttttccttttaaaaataaaagtataaatcaagtaccaaataacataaaactcaagtaacaaataacataaaattCAAGTACTAAATACTACAAATAGCATTCAAGTAGCAGATAACCAAAAAACATCACCACATAGTTCCAACACATCCAATTAAAACCAAAAAACTCAAACATATAAACTTAACGAGCAATCTTTCCATCCTTTAAAACTCCTAAACTTGTAGTTTTCATCTCGATCCATCCTCTTAGTATATGTGGATCATTGGGAAAATTTACCCACATCTCCCTAATATtcatggtccttccaaaaataTGATATGCATCAAATCGTAGAGGGTCTACTAGGCCTAACTCGAGTAACTCAAGCTTCTCTAAACATTGGGGAATTGATGGCCCTTGAGTCAAATGGAGTAGAGCTTTTTGCATCTCCCGTGctaaatcatcaacaataatagAAGCTTTAGGTAAGGCACAAGGAGGTGGATCAGGTGAGGCACTAGGAGCTCGAGGTCGAGGAGTTGAGGGTTTAGCCCTTTTGTTGGGGTTACCAGAAGGTGAAGCAGCAGAAGGTGAATCAGTAGAAGGTGAAGCAGTAGAAGGTGGTGGCTAAGTAAAATGCTCACTAGTATGACTGGAAAAGTAATCATCCACCTCTATGTTAATGGAAGGGGCGTCCATAATATTTAGTGGTGCGGCATGGAATGAAGATGATCCATGTCCCGATGGTGTTTGGGATGTGGCATAGCTGAGATTACCAGATGCATTGTTTCCATTAAAGAGTTCTACACAAAGCTCTGGAAACAATAATGGGACGGTTTTCAAAGAAGCGGCTTTCGGATGTCCCTAAACCCAATCAATGTAACAAAAGTCATAATATAATAAATGACAACTATATAAACAAACTACCTCTaaaatatttgtgtgtgtgtgtgtgtgtatatatatatatatatatatatatatatatatatatataccattttAAAGTCCTCCTACTCCTCATTTGTTAAGTTAAAAGTATTGTTTGTGGATTGTAAAGGTTGTCAGTTTTGTTTTTCAAGTATAACCATCCTATGTATTTGGCTTTAAGGTTGTCATATGTGTTTTTCAATTGTCTTTGATTCAAATCCACGCCATACTTTTCCTTAATGGTTGTTCCTAACTTGTTTCGTGATTATTTGTGTAAACTCAAACCTTTTCTACCCACAGTTTGTACTTCTTCAATACAAATGtgtaataaaaattttgtttgctCATTGGTCCATGTATGTTTATCTCCCATTGCTAATGACAAAAAAATAGGGAATAAATACTTTAGCAACAAAGATTAATGATATTTCAACATAATAATAACTTAAATTGATGGCATTTCAACAACAATGCATCATGAATAAAAAAACCATATAAGCAAAGATTATACAATACAATCAGCAATTAAGCATAAACTTGCATAGAAGTTTATGGTTTCAACAAAGATTTTACATATTCAGCAAACATTTAAGcaaaatttatgatatttcagcatATATTTGTGACCTTTCAACAATAAACTATCATTATTATAGTtgaaaaacaaacaacatacaacaacaataacaattcAGCAAAGATTTTAGCATATTCGACAAACATTTAAGcaaaatttatgatatttcagcatATAACAGGTGACCTTTCAGCAGTAAACTATCACTGTTATAGTtgaaaaacaaacaacatacaacaacaataacaattcAACATGTAtgcataaaaaaaacaaaatcaacaacaatttctgattcaacatcatcttcaacaaagaaaaaaaaacaagaaaacacacacacacacacacacacacatatatatatatatatatatatatatatatatatatatatatatatatatatatatatatatatgattcagCACCATATATtcagaaaaaaaaaggaaatcagCACCAAGTTATGATTAAAAACGAATTCAATTGCCAATTTCTTGGTGGAATCGAtagaaaaacagaaaaaaaataaTTACATATCTGTGATATGCGACATCGACTTCCAGacgaagaaggaagaaggaaggtgCCGACGAGGTGTGGCGACGGTAGGTGGTGGGGCTGCGAATTTGGAAAGGACGATGATGGAGATCGATGACCAGAAGATATGCTAGATGcagccgtttttttttttttttttttttttggattctaTTTTGGTTTAGGTTTGAAGGGTGGGAAGAAGTATAACAAGTTCTTCCCCAAGAAGCATACGGGCAGAGGTTTTAAGCCCGGATGACTTATGAAAAACAAACTACTGTAAGACaaaaagtgttgcgcgtgtgttGTGCCGCGCAACAATAAAAGATTTGaagatgtttttttataaaaaacaaacaccacctaaGATTAGTCAAACTCAAACTCAATTACTTTAATTACTTTAGTCAACAATttatttaaaccttttaaaataatattaattaataattatttttatttatttttatactaaactcttttatttaacttgttattaaataataaataaatatattatctaattttttatttagactgattaataatatatatatttatcatatataaatattatttattcattGACTTAATTTTTTGTAAAGCTAATAGTAGTTCATTGTTGTAAATAATCGGACAATACTTCTATCTTTCCTCCTAGAATTGGCCTAAACAATTCTTCAGCATGTATTCTAAATGTAAGTCTTTGCTGGAATCCGGTGCTATAAGTTTGATGGTTAtagcatattaaaaaaaaaaaaaagagtaattAATTTTGtctgtttattttattttattttatttttttttttttgagtaaaatgaccctttttctAAAAACAGTAGGTAATTTGCATTTCTAATTATTTTAGATTACTTTATTAAATGTAAGGTAATATGGTAAGTTGTATATCTAATTTTGAtagtggacaataattttggaaAAAACTAAAATAGTAAAGTGAAAAATAATTTTGGACGGATGAATATTAGTTTTATTGTGCTTGTCTTGAGCATATATGAAGCCTGAGTACAAGATTACATCCTATATATATGTCATGATAGCTTTTGACCCTCATCTTCCGCCCATTTCATTTTCCATGACACAAGCTCGATCTGTGACACTAAGACACATGATCTTGTGTTATTAAGATGATGTTGTATAACTATAAAATTATTAGTGGCCATACATATATAGCAACCATAGTCCATAAGTTTATTCCTGTAATCTTCACAGTAAGGAATTATAGATATGATACATGCTCTTATTAAGTACTATATCGCTGGTTTTCGAGGCATTTATTTATTCTATTCTTTCCAAAAAGTTTTAACAGAATATGATCATGTAATTGGCTTCTCGGCAAGTAAAAGTACTTGATCCGTCATCAAAAGCATAGCTGTAAGCAGTAGGGCAACCATGCTTGAAATATTCCGAGTATTTCGTGGGCTTGCATATATTAGGATCCTGGAACTGACCAGTGCAACAATATTCAGGTGACTGAAAAGCTGTGCATCCGCTCTTGCATGCCACCGTCTCTCCATGATCCCCTTTCACTTGCAGATTAGAAGGGCAGTGTAGGTTCAAGTCAGTGTCACAACCTAATGCTGGGGCAAACTCGCGAGTCGTCATATGGGAATATCGATATGGGCAAGTTATATCCATCCACGAGGCTAACATCATAAAAATCTAAAGGGCTATCGAGGGTGAACTCAGCTAGCGAAGCTGGGGGTTGTCCTCCAGCACCGTTGCAGTAAAGACCATTTGCGCAGTCTCCAGTTTCACATGTTCCCTCACCATGATTATTGAAGTTGCATCCGCTTCGGCCCCAAAAGCGTCCTGACCATCCTATTGGAGCTGTCACATTCGTTGATTCTTGAGGTTTAAGCTCAAGACCACCTTTCATGAGTAAGGGTCGCCCGGCAGAAGGTTGGATCGCAGGCCATATGGTCATGGCACATCTGTTTTCGAATGTAAAAACTGCTGCATCAACACCTGTATAAGAAATACcatgaaatattattattaagaAAAGCGGAAGTATTGAAGCAAAAAACANNNNNNNNNNNNNNNNNNNNNNNNNNNNNNNNNNNNNNNNNNNNNNNNNNNNNNNNNNNNNNNNNNNNNNNNNNNNNNNNNNNNNNNNNNNNNNNNNNNNNNNNNNNNNNNNNNNNNNNNNNNNNNNNNNNNNNNNNNNNNNNNNNNNNNNNNNNNNNNNNNNNNNNNNNNNNNNNNNNNNNNNNNNNNNNNNNNNNNNNNNNNNNNNNNNNNNNNNNNNNNNNNNNNNNNNNNNNNNNNNNNNNNNNNNNNNNNNNNNNNNNNNNNNNNNNNNNNNNNNNNNNNNNNNNNNNNNNNNNNNNNNNNNNNNNNNNNNNNNNNNNNNNNNNNNNNNNNNNNNNNNNNNNNNNNNNNNNNNNNNNNNNNNNNNNNNNNNNNNNNNNNNNNNNNNNNNNNNNNNNNNNNNNNNNNNNNNNNNNNNNNNNNNNNNNNNNNNNNNNNNNNNNNNNNNNNNNNNNNNNNNNNNNNNNNNNNNNNNNNNNNNNNNNNNNNNNNNNNNNNNNNNNNNNNNNNNNNNNNNNNNNNNNNNNNNNNNNNNNNNNNNNNNNNNNNNNNNNNNNNNNNNNNNNNNNNNNNNNNNNNNNNNNNNNNNNNNNNNNNNNNNNNNNNNNNNNNNNNNNNNNNNNNNNNNNNNNNNNNNNNNNNNNNNNNNNNNNNNNNNNNNNNNNNNNNNNNNNNNNNNNNNNNNNNNNNNNNNNNNNNNNNNNNNNNNNNNNNNNNNNNNNNNNNNNNNNNNNNNNNNNNNNNNNNNNNNNNNNNNNNNNNNNNNNNNNNNNNNNNNNNNNNNNNNNNNNNNNNNNNNNNNNNNNNNNNNNNNNNNNNNNNNNNNNNNNNNNNNNNNNNNNNNNNNNNNNNNNNNNNNNNNNNNNNNNNNNNNNNNNNNNNNNNNNNNNNNNN is part of the Lactuca sativa cultivar Salinas chromosome 7, Lsat_Salinas_v11, whole genome shotgun sequence genome and harbors:
- the LOC111891397 gene encoding LOW QUALITY PROTEIN: thaumatin-like protein (The sequence of the model RefSeq protein was modified relative to this genomic sequence to represent the inferred CDS: deleted 1 base in 1 codon), encoding MELLNRYIELEVWQQELPNLKLPLVDAALWKIWKERSVDAAVFTFENRCAMTIWPAIQPSAGRPLLMKGGLELKPQESTNVTAPIGWSGRFWGRSGCNFNNHGEGTCETGDCANGLYCNGAGGQPPASLAEFTLDSPLDFYDVSLVDGYNLPISIFPYDDSRVCPSIRCDTDLNLHCPSNLQVKGDHGETVACKSGCTAFQSPEYCCTGQFQDPNICKPTKYSEYFKHGCPTAYSYAFDDGSSTFTCREANYMIIFC